The segment ATTAATGTTTTTCACTTTAAGAGAAAAGATACTCATTAAGAAAGCTGGTAACATGACGTAGGACAACAGGGTTTATTATATCCTCTGTTTTACCATGATGACCTTAAGTCTTTCAACATTACATTATTATCCTTAAAACAAATCAACCAAAtccaaaaaatgcaaatataatgtCATCGCAGGAGAGATTCTGATAGGTTTATTATACATAAATTTGATGATAAACTTAGAATACATCTAttccagagagaaagaggtagcTAGCTATAAGACGTGATTGATGGATACTTAAAGATGATCCAATCCCACAACAATCTCATTTGGTAAATGAAGGAAATGAGGCTCACAGCCATGGAATAGCTTGTTCCTATTAACGTAGCTAAATTAAAACTGTGCGATTGTAATTTCATTATTCTCGTTCCAAGTGTAGTCCCTTATAATACACAATAATACCTTAAGCACTGATTAATCAAGTACTGAGAGACTGAAGCTCATGATAACAGTACATTCTCTGATTATTTTGTTTACTCTaggctttaattttatttacatatgaaCAAAGTGTTAGTTAGTATTTTTCTTAGCTATGCTGTCATCATGTTACCATCATGCCAAACAAATGTAGGGAGGAAGTAATTCAATGGGACATTTGATGTTGTGAAGGACCAATAATTGGGTTCATGATTATTtgtgttactcttttttttaaattttttaaatgtttatttatttttgagagagagccagcacaagcaggggaggggcagagaaagatgagacagaatcggaagcaggatccagactctgagctgtcagcacagagccccacacggggctcgaactcatgagccgtgagatcatgacctgagcccaagtcaggtgtttaacctactgagccatccaggcgcccctatttgtgttaatcttaaaataaattgttgtttGTTCTAGTAATGAGGTAACCTATTGTACATAGAATTATCAGTTAAATGTCTTTAAGtgttacattttccttttctgtcaaaAGAAGCAaacataggaaaggaagaaagttggCTTGAAAAGGTCTGGATGGGAACTAAATTAGGCGTGGGCTGTGTGAACTGTTTACCACCCTTTGTCCGCCCAACTCCAAGCTACTGATCAAAACAAACTAATCAGAACACATTGATTAGAtctaaacaggggcgcctgggtggcgtagtcggttaagcctccgacttcagccaggtcacgatctcgcggtccgtgagttcgagccccgcgtcaggctctgggctgatggctcagagcctggagcctgtttcccattctgtgtctccctctctctctgcccctcccccgttcatgctctgtctctctctgtcccaaaaataaataaacgttgattaGATCTAAACAATTggtctaaaaataattttaggaaaacTACACAAAAATACTCACttccatttgtttacatgtttcaGCTATGTGTTCCTTTGTGAGAAtggttttgcaaatgttttctgcGTTTTTAACTTTGCCACTCATTTATGGAGCCGAAGAGTAAAATGGATGGGTAATTTTTGTGAAGCAAAAAATAAGCTTTCCATTTGATGTACCTTTGGGCATTTCGCGTTCCTTTATCAAAACGAATTTAATATTGTTTCTAACTCATAAATAGCCAACCAAGTATGTTGTTGTATTTCTTATTTGGTAATATTTGAGcgaatttcaaattttacttttgttcaGAAGAAAGTTGATTAGAAGTAGATGTTTCTAATCCTTATTCATGTCTCAAGCAAACATATAAAGTTATAAATTAAGGCACATATAACACAAAAAAAGCACCCTGCTTATAATGAATTTGACTAGTTGGTTACTGattttgccttttactttttgaATCAATGTTAAACCAGTCCATCAAGAATGCTTCATTTACTGATTTTATAAGACCTTCATATTTAGGTAGATGAAATGGTTGCATTTTAGTGGTTGAATATCTGAGAGTGGaattacacttttattttcttctaaattgtaAAAAACATAAGTGAggaaatttttgaaatagagTAGCTAATTTAATGGCATGTTAATCAAAGGCCATATATATGGTTATTAAGCATAATAATGCTAAATTATATTCTATTCTCTTAAttcaaagaataattattttaaaaaacaattctttttagagcttcaaaatacaggaaacatttatttccacaaatgtgtgtgtgcgtgtgtgtgtgtgtgtgtgtgtcacattttACTAAGAATAAGTCATTACTGCTTATTAGTCATCTCAGCCCTGCATGATCTGGCTGCCTCATGAACTTTAAATGAAgcaatattttgatatatttgttaCAAAGCAAGCCTGTATGTATGTAAAGGAGTCAAAATTGGTCTAAACCACAAAGTAGATGCAAAGTCTTGTTTCCTTGTTCACTACCAAATTAACACAGATGTGAAATGTTATGTCCAAAATCCCTTATCTGAATTTCTCCACCTGAGTTaaaaatttaggatttttctctATATGAATATGCTTTAGATCCTCCAGCAGTAATAAGATGTTTCATCTTACTGTTATAACGTCAAGCAATTAATTTCAGATAGTCTATGATTTTAGAGAACTAAAATTTCATAGTGAGTAAGCAAATAGTCACCCAATGAAAGAAGTTACTTTGGCACATTAAAGCTGCAATTTGCCCTTGGAGAATATGTGTTCCTGCTGAGTTTGCAGCTGGCTTTATGTGTTCTTTATGAATGGCAGGACAAACACTGACGGTTCAAGGTCTTATTTATTGTCTTACTTCATATCCAGAAGTCAGCCATCTTAGATTAACAGTTAACTTTATGTCCCATTAAGACCCCTCCTGTCTTCTGTTTTGCAATAGCTCTCCTTAAAGCTCCTTTCACATCTTGGTTCCTTAGGCTATAGATCAAGGGGTTGAGCATAGGTGTGATCACAGTGTAGAACACTGCAATGATCTTGCCCCCAGCCCTGGAGGACTTCGACTGGGGTCTCATGTACATGAAGATGGCAGTTCCGTAGAACAAGGCCACCACTGTCAGATGGGAGGCACAGGTGGACAGTGCCTTGTGCCTTCCAGAGGCTGACCGTATCCTGAGGACTGATAGAAGGATTCGGGCATAGGAAACAACAATCAGGAGAAAAGGAATGAAGACGATGATAATACTGAAGATGAAAACAACCAGCTCAGTAAATGAGGTGTCAGTGCAAGCCAACCTCAGGACAGAAGGGACCTCACAGAAAAAGTGATTCAGGACATTGGGCCCACAGTAGGGCAAACTCAAGGTGAGGACATTGATAACCATGGAGCTCAGGAAGCTAATGGACCAAGAAATGGTTGCCAATTGGACACAGACACTTTGGTTCATAATGACAGTATAATGAAGAGGGTGACAAATGGCTACATATCTGTCATAAGCCATGACCCCAAGGAGAACACATTCAATCATtccaaaggagagggagaagtaCATCTGAGTAGCACAGCTAGAGAATGGGATGGTCTTTTTCCCCACCATGTTGGACAGCATTTGTGGGACATTGGTGGATGTATAGCAGATATCTAGAAAGGATAAATTagtgaggaagaagtacatgggggtttGGAGACGAGGTTCTATCTGAATAACAGTGATAATTGTAATATTCCCCACTACtgttaataaatagaaaaacaagaacataataaaaagaatgagctgCATCTTTGGCTGAGATGAGAGGCCCAGGAACACAAATTCAGTCACAGTGAAGTTTGTTTTTATCATATCCATTTTTCAAACCACCCCCTTTTTACAGAAGCATCCCCTTGAAGACAAACATCAAATGTCCTATATCTAAGTGTTGGAAATTTAAGACATAAataggaaagcaaagaaaagtcTTGACCTGGAATCATATCTTGAGTATCTGAGTTGTACTACAAATGGAAAGCTTTTCTTCTACTTTTGGAGGCCATATTCTCTTGATGAGGTTAAGATTTCCAAACTCAACGACTCTTTTAAGTTAAGCAGATATACTTGAATTTTCTCCAAGAATATGCTCTTTGGTTGGTTTATAATCTGTTCAAAACCTACTCATTCTTCAAAGCCTTCCTCATGccctacctttttaaaaagatctaatTATGTCCTTGCTCCACACCCAACAACAGAGCAGCATGACGTAGAACTTAAGTAAAACTCAAGGAAGGGCATAGCTTCCTGTGCTAACCTAAAAGTAATGGCAGGAACAGATTGGCAGATACATTCTTCTGTATCACTCTGAGGCAACCTTCTCCTGCTTAGACACCCGGACACCCGAAGAACGAAGACTGCACACACCAACAAAACCAGTCATGGATCACACAAATGGCCAATTCTACCAGCCTCACCACCTCCATATTGTGGGGTCTTGGATAGTTTCATTAggtaaaaaaaatgggagaactGATTTTTTGCAGATTAAATTAAATGATGTGTACAAAGAATTTAAGACCATATCTACATGCGAGAGCCAATCCACAAATAACATCCAGTATTAATTGTTCTACTAATGTACAGTGAAGCTACATTTATCTAGAATTCACTTCTGTAATAAAAACTGTTTCAGAGAAGTCATATGAATGAAAAAGATCCAGACAAGTTAAAGTTACCAGGTCTACTCATTGAGAGCTCCTCATCTCCCACCCTGTGCCTACTTactctaaatttatttatgtactaAGTTAGCGTGTTTGGCTAACTGACTTGCAGCCATGAGCAGATCAAAAGCAGTGACTTAAGGCAGATACATAGGGTAAGAAAGTGTCCCAGAGACAGGCGCAGTTACAGCAGCCAGAAGAACTGccaatcattcattcactcatttgttcattcatttttgtctttcctttttttttcgtttttttttttcaaaaatgccttTATAATAATCTAGAATGTACCAGATGCTGGGCATACACTAGTAAACCCAATAGACATTTTCGACAGTCTCAGAGCTCAGAGTCGAGTGGCAAGTTGTGATGAAGAAAACAGCCCCATCCCTGAGAGCATGGGGAATCTTACCAGGAAGACCTTTAAGAACCAAGTAGTTGTGGGTCATGAAAAAGACCACTTTATGCAATACATCCTTTCTCAAATAGTATCGAGTCACATGTAATGTCTTTTAAAGGGCTTTCTTATATTTTGATTTGAATCAGGGCTTTTCAaatcaaataattcagtgaaCTGGTACACTAAATTATCTAAAATCTGAAGTCTAGGGATACAGGAGGGGCGGAcctggaaagaggagggagaagtcaGGTCACAGTCCTGTGTTCACCTGGAGCAGCAGGAAACAGAGTGAGCAGGAGTTTCAGAGCTTCCTCCCAGGCCCTTCAAACAGCACTAAGAAAGTTCTGTTGCAAGGAAGAAACGTTTTGGTGATTCTAGAAGTGACTATGACAGTAAATGACATCCACAGTGAGTTTCTCTGTTGACAAAGTGACACACACTCAGGAGATCACACCGTTAGTAGTGAGGTGGATGGGGTGTGCCACTGGAGAGCAGGATGACGCGTGTGTGTCCGCCGCGTGCCTGTGCACAATTCATGACACTGGCCTGTGCCCAACTGTCCTCATCTGTGGGACTGGGGCAGAGCACGCTCCTCAAAATTGACGGACgagataaatgagataatgcaagtAAAACACCTAAAACAGAGTCAGACATATATGGTAAGAACTCAATATATGTTAACTATTATCATTATGATTCGTGTGATTCTCACTAAAGAGTCTTGTCAAGTGCACAGATCATGAATTATTGGCATTCTTCACCTACTCCCCTAAATGACAGAGAGACTAAGTCTTTAAGACGCTAAACAACTTGTCCTAAATCACTGAATTACTGaatatatatacaacacacaTGTGTCTAATATAGCTGTGTCTACAGTGAGAAAACCACGGCAAATGTAACAGTCCTGGTTCCCTAGGCATGTATGCATATGTAGAATTGTTCACATAAAGGAACATAAGTATACTCGCTCCACATTTAGTTCCTTTACATGCACAAACAGCATTTTTAGTTACTTGATGGCTACAGCTGCTGAAAGTGAGTTAGAATCCATTCAATTGTCACTTTCCAGGATACAAATCTGTTTCTATTCCTATCAGAACACAGAGTTGCAAGTCCATTACAAGGAAAAGAGGAATAAAGACACTTTTGCAGATGAACGTACCTCCTATAATAGGAAGCAAGCTCACCCAATTAGGTTGGGTGAATTAGGTTGGGATATAGGTTGAAAAGCCCTGGATAGTTGGTAATTACCTATAGATTCTATACAGCCATCTCAAGCAAGCAACCAACCCCCTAGCTGACTGCACATGTCCGTCTTACCTCTCAAGGCAAAAAGCTACGGTTGCTAAATGTCTCCTTCCAACTTTTCTTCCTGGAAAACTCAGTTCTATTCAGCCCTTTAAATACTAGGCATGTATGACATTATCTTGGAAACTCTCCCTAATCTAATTCATCCGAACAAAGTTAACGAGAGCACCCTCTGCTGAACCTTTTTCATCCTTTGAACATAATTGATTGTTGTCCTTATGTGAGTGAATACAAAGTTGTGAGTCTATCTCTCCAATTGACTTTGGGTTTCTAGGAATGCTGTtaggtttatttatgttttgccattccctggcacataataagcactctcAAATGTTGATAAAACGCAAATAAACtcctcttatttcttatttttcttaagtctGGAGCTCAGATGAAGAATAAATCTGAGCCGTAATTTTAGTGGAAGAATAGAGTCCGGCAAAATCATTTACTACCAAATcacttatttttctaaacaatACTTCCTAAGGCTCAAAAAGCCACCTAATTCaatttggagaaaagggagagggagagagagagagagagagagagagagagagagagagagaaatagttaATGTGACTTGTTACCAAGAAGGTACAACGTGTGCTAACTTATACTTTACTTAAGCTCAGGTTATTTTATCTTCATACAGACACAAGATATCAGTCATGTTACGTATTTCACAGAAAAAATGGCTGCTCTTTCTGTTCTGCAAGTCACAGGAAGAAATCTACAATATATTTTACATCATGCTGGAGAAATCTACTGTTCCTTCATAaattcaggatttttaaaagctacatCTTTAATCTTTGCCATATAAATCATGTGTgcaatggaaaacattttttgctGCAAATTGTTTATTAAGTTTGAAGGATAGATTTTGATGTGTAGCAATGATATTATCGGTCTTTCACAATCCATACCTCCTTTTCCAGGGCTAATGTTGCAAGGCACCGTAGTGTTGGGGTAGAAATCAACTCTGGAAAAAGACCACCTGAATATGAATTCTGACTCTACCGGCTCTCTGGTGGGTCATTCAGGTAAGTTTCAAAACTtttctaagcctttttttttttcctcctagctCAAGTGGGAACTATATTAGTATCTAATTCATAGGATTATCTTAATGATTACATTAGAAAGTCCATCTAGCAATTTTAGCATAGTATCTGACACATAGAACCTAAGAAATCATAGCTCACAATATTATATAAACTCCAGGCTTATAACCAATTTGCTATAAATAAATTTGTGCTCTGAAAGTGAAAAGACTATTAGACATAATTATATTGGAAGTTTTTTGATACATCACTATAGGAAGGTTTAGAACCTACACAAACCTACATAGTCCCTTCATGTGTGTAGTATTGCCGAACTTTGTAATGTCTTTGCATCCATTATCAGCTCATCCATCAACAAAATTTATTGCTAAAGATTAAAGactaagaagtttaaaaaattaagaataaagataGCATAGGGgccccagtcagttaagcatccaactttggctcaggtcatgatcttgtggtctgtgagttcaagccccacatggggctccgtgctgacagctcagggtctggagcctgcttcggattctgtgtctccctctctctctgcccctcccccactcgcactgtgtgtctctctctctcaaaaataaataaacattaaaaatttttaaccaaaAGAGTAAAGATAGCATCAAAATCCTGTTTCCCACCTAGTTAGGGAAAAACTTTAGGAAAAGCTAACCAGGAAGACCTTAAATATTTTTGCCAGTGAATCCATTGGtgagttttgaaaattatactaGAAAAAGAATTAATCATATTTTTGCAAAAGCACTACTAAGATTGTTTATGAA is part of the Felis catus isolate Fca126 chromosome D1, F.catus_Fca126_mat1.0, whole genome shotgun sequence genome and harbors:
- the LOC101086255 gene encoding olfactory receptor 2G3-like, producing the protein MDMIKTNFTVTEFVFLGLSSQPKMQLILFIMFLFFYLLTVVGNITIITVIQIEPRLQTPMYFFLTNLSFLDICYTSTNVPQMLSNMVGKKTIPFSSCATQMYFSLSFGMIECVLLGVMAYDRYVAICHPLHYTVIMNQSVCVQLATISWSISFLSSMVINVLTLSLPYCGPNVLNHFFCEVPSVLRLACTDTSFTELVVFIFSIIIVFIPFLLIVVSYARILLSVLRIRSASGRHKALSTCASHLTVVALFYGTAIFMYMRPQSKSSRAGGKIIAVFYTVITPMLNPLIYSLRNQDVKGALRRAIAKQKTGGVLMGHKVNC